In Prinia subflava isolate CZ2003 ecotype Zambia chromosome 1, Cam_Psub_1.2, whole genome shotgun sequence, the DNA window TGGGCCTGTGGATGTAGTTAACTCCATGCTGTCAGCAGACACAAAATTTGGATGCCATCACTATGCTCTGGTTTTGGGACAGAGCAACACCAGCTACTCTCAAAAACACTCTGGGAAAGTCCATGTGTTTCCAAAGTTTCCACTTTTGCCTGTGACACTGAACAGACGTGAAAATTCTTCAGTTAATCAATGCCATAAAACCTCATTTAGGAGACTCAACATTGTTTGAGGTAGAATGGGTTGCCCATTCTTTCACCTTTCCCACTCCTGTGTGAATGTTGTTGTTCTGTGCCTTACTTACCTCAGACACAGGGCATGGGTGAGGAGGTGTGGGAAGATGGTGTggctgcagtgtccctgcagcttTGGCTCTGGCTGTGGCGTTGGGGTGATTTGCATGATGGGGGCACCGTGGCCgtcacctgccctgctgactGTCCTGTGTTTCCATCCCCACTCCCAGGTTACGGACACGCTGCTCCAGGCACGGACGCGGGGAAGGCCTTCTGCATGTTCTACGCGGTCCTGGGGATCCCACTGACACTCGTCATGTTCCAGAGCCTGGGCGAGCGCATGAACACCTTCGTCAAGTACCTCTTGAAACGCATCAAAAAGTGCTGTGGCATGAGGAGCACCGAGGTCTCCATGGAAAACATGGTCACTGTGGGTTTCTTCTCCTGCATGGGGACACTCTGCATTGGAGCAGCGGCCTTTTCCCAGTACGAGGAATGGAGCTTTTTCCACGCTTACTATTACTGCTTTATAACATTGACTACGATAGGGTTTGGAGACTATGTGGCCCTGCAGACCAAAGGGGCCCTTCAAAAGAAGCCTCTCTACGTGGCTTTTAGCTTTATGTACATTCTAGTGGGGTTGACAGTCATTGGGGCATTTCTAAATCTGGTTGTTCTCAGGTTCTTGACCATGAACAGTGAGGATGAGAGGAGGGATGCTGAGGAACGGGCGTCCCTGGCAGGGAACCGCAACAGCATGATTATCCACATCCAAGAGGACTCCCAGCATGGTCGGCCACGGTACAAGGCCGAAGTAACAGACCTTCAGTCAGTTTGTTCCTGCATGTGTTACAGGTCCCACGAGTACACCAGCCGGGTGGTGTCCCACCAAAATTCGTTCAGCTCGAAGCTGAACCCCCAGTACTTTCACTCCATCTCTTACAAGATAGAGGAGATCTCGCCAAGCACATTAAAAAACAGCCTTTTCCCATCTCCTGTCAGCTCCATCTCACCTGGGTTGCACAGCTTTACAGATAACCACAGGCTGATGAAACGGCGAAAGTCCATTTAAAGGGATTTGtcttattttgctttccttgtttttcccagttctctgttgttttgggtttttgttccATGAGTGAGACAGAGAGAGGCCAAAGGGAGTAGAGCAAGCCAGTCCTCCTCTGAGACTCAGCTCTTCAGCATGAAGCATGGATTATTACTGTTCCAGCAAAGTATGCCTTACATTACCCCCTTGGTGGATGTCAGAGGATTCAAGGTGACGTGAAGTGGGTACCAAATCCAAAGttgcacacacagctgggagcCTTCATGTGCCACTGGCACTCCTGACCTAACAAACTTTTTCCTCACGAGCAGGTTGCagtgtgtgtgcgtgtgccTGTGTGAGTGTCGGGTGCGTGTGCGTGTGTGCGCGCGTGCAATTCCACAACCAGTGCCATGTGACAAAAATTAAAGCATCAggtattattttttcttttgcccttGAAGCAATTGTGCTCCAGCCTGCTTTTTTAGATTGCTTCCAAAAGGAACggggagggtgggaggggagccaatttgttttgtttgtttttttttgttttttttgccAAGACAAGCATGCGCCATTAGCAGTCAATATACCAGGTGTATCATGGTAAATTTTTTAATGCTAGATTTTAGATTgtattaacattaaaaaaaaggcaggagaagaTGGATCATTTTAGCTTGCcagttcaaaattaaaaaaaaaaaataaagcatgcaCTTTGTAAAACTGGTATGCATaataaaaacacaagaaaaactaGCAATGGAATTAATAATCAAAAGCAAATAATCATATTAATTTaactatatttaattttataattttcaacTGTTCCAACAATTTGCAAACAGAATTTCTAGGATAAATTGGGAGAATTGTTGGAACAGGAGAgggtattttattattttaattttatttataaattattattattattattattttattttattttattttattttattttattttattttattttgtgcagAAATTACCTGCATCAATAGGATTTATATTTTTTGGAATGCTTGGTTAAGATGGGTATAAATAGGAGgatgtatattttttcttatataaTAGTGACAGGGCAttccttgttttaaataaaaaaataatgatgattGTCTCTAAATGCTTTTGATTTGTAAATAATGGAAAGCCTTTGTTGGTCTCAGGAAGAATTCAAGGGACAGTATCTTGTGTTTGGCTCACTGGGAACTTGTGAGATTAGATGTGATACTGCTTTTTTTTGCTAGGCAAAGGCAAAATGCATTTAGCAGTAACAGGCAAAAATAGCTTTACTCCAGTGTTTTGAGGGTaacagcaggagcagttgtGTTGGCAAGTTGTAGTAGAGGATGTTGAGACCATGTCATAGAGTTGTTCCTTAAACATTGTCCATCTCTCAGTTGTTCATCTGGACCAAACAGACTTTACAGAACTTAATTAGAGGCCTAATCCAGCTCCCTTTTAAGAGAATGGAAATTTTCAGTGATTACATGGGATTTAGTGCTTTTAGAGATTTATCTTTGATTTTACAAGGGTAGGATTGGGAGTTTTATGAACCTGCGCCTTTGTCTCTGATTTAATTCTATCTTTTAAATCGCCTTCTGTGTTAATTTGCCATACGAACCCCATTTCTTTTTGGCACTAATCACCTCCTGCTGATTCTACCATTTTGTGCTCTCAGTGTAAAAGCAATAATCCTTTTTTTACCCTTAAAACTGGATGGTgtgtgcccagctctgagctctgtgtgctgaTGGATGTTGATACCCTCCCAAAGAGGCATCTATAAAGACCATTAATAGGGAGACATAAGGAGTGTCATTCCTCCTCTGTTGTCTTCTCCTTGGCTTTAAATTATTAAGTATAAAATATGCTCATTTTCTCCACATCTGTCTTTCAGTAAGTAAATGACAAGCAAGTTATCCATGACTTTGACTCCGTTACGCAGCTTCCTTTGGGTGTAGAAATTGCAGTGGCATGAAATCCTCCATTAGGATTGGTGAAGAACTAACAGGATTCTTACTAAGGATGGATGAGGATGGACTTTTCCAGAGCAATGTGTGGAGCATGCTGGGTGCATCAATACTGTGCTGCCAGTACCATGTCCTAGGGCAAATGCTGATGGCAGAAGGATCAAAGCAAGAATACCTAAAAAAGCAGTTTCAGGATGTGTTAAACCACGTCAGTGTTTGACACCTCGAAGCTGCTTCCCCTGACAGCCCATAGGGTTCACAGTGCTCTCCAAATTCacttttttcatctttgcttgttttcccaGGAGTGCAAATAAATGTATGTCTCTTTTCCTGCTATGGAAATAAGAAATATGCCTGAAACACGCACCTCTATGTCATGTACAGCTGCTGGGTGTATTTGACACTggagagaagcaggaaaattttggggttttgcagAATTTGAGTTGAATTCTGTGCCTGGCAAAGGAGAATTTTGGTAACAGGACTTTTAGCAcaacctttaaaaagaaaaaagtagtcGCATCTTCTAAAACATTGCataacttttttctcttttcctttaagaaaagaagaaactaTTATTTCTGCTGCATATAAAAATCATCTTTAAATGTCCTATAAAACATGTTGAATTGGAGAGATTGAAAACTTTACATACTCTAGCTGATTTGTTACTAAATCTTCCCTCTGGAAGCATAAATGGAGAGTAAATTTTAATACATGGGCTGTTTAACCAGGGGAGAAACTTATCTCAGCATGTCATACATTATCTGCCACTTAGAGTCCTTGCATTAAAAGTCAACGGCTTTGTAATAGCTCTGCTTTAGCTTAGTTGAAGTTTGTAGATGTAGTTGAAGAAATCTGTGTATGTTGATATGACGGAGCCAGAGTAGATGTCTGTAGCcatacttttaaatttaaaagctaTAATGACTGTGTATGTGGGAAAGTGTTTTCCTTGAATGTATCTGCATTCCTTGGGATTTTCAAACACGcttatttattttctggctGAAGAGCCCAGAATTCTGTCCAGTCTGTATTTTTGGCACACATGGGATTTTGAAGTAGCAGGACGTTTCATTTGCAAGGAAATTCTTGCAGGACTTTGCACTGTGAGCAGCCAGATACAAGAACACTCGTGCACACATCAGAACATGAGGCAaaatctgtctctctctttAGCTGTTTTCATGGTTCTTGACTGATATGTGAATAATGGCTTGGGCTGCCTTGAACTGGAACAGACTGAATCATGAAAGGGAAGCTTTTGTCCAAGGTTAATCCCAGCTTTTCAGttaaacatgaaaaatcagTCAGTGAAAGGTGAGCTTTTGTCAGTTCTGTCTCTGACTTCTTATTGCCCTACATGTCTTTTTCTCACAACACTgcttttcacagaatatttttgttaGTGTATTATTGGTTTATTCCACTTCAGATATTATCTCTGTCAGAACAATATCTCTTGCTCACTACTCACTTGTTTGAAATTCAGCTATGAACAGGTAGTAGCGGTGCTGCTTATGATTAGACATCCTAATGTCTGCTATCACTTTGTGATGCACTCTCATTCCCCAGAGTCTCATTTCCCCTACCCTTCCCTATTATTAAGcattagaaataataataataaatcagaTTAGTCTATTTATGTCACACTAATGTGCTGTTCATCAAAACAACACAAATTTAGCTCCCTGCTGTCGACTTTGATTATATAACAACCCTATTAGCCTataatatttcatattatcATCAAAGGGAAAAATCAGTTTGATCAGCGAAGCACTAAAATAGCTTTGACTGAGCATGCTGTGATATGGAAACAAGAGGAAACTTAATAGAACAATGCAGGCACAAGTCTCCACTTGGTCTTCATTACTGTGTAAGGAATATTGTGACTGATCTAACAGGCACTGCTTTGCTAGATCTTTGTACGTGCACCTGCTTTACAGGGATGCCTGCAGAGGGGCAGCCCTAGAAGGGGTGTTTGGATGCTCCTTCAAGAGTCCAAAATAGCTTCTTGGTTGTTAATGAATGGAGAAGATATACAGTGACCTTCAGCAATAAACTTCTGTTTGAACTCTTTCATTAGGATAAAAtagatattatttaaaaaaaaagagagagaaaaaagaaaaagaaagaaaaagaaaaagaaaaagaaaaagaaaaagaaaaagaaaaagaaaaagaaaaagaaaaagaaaaagaaaaagaaaaagaaaaagaaaaagaaaaagaaaaagaaaaagaaaaagaaaaagaaaaagaaaaagaaaaagaaaaagaaaaaagaaaaagtgaccAAGGTAATCTACTGTATTGTACATTTTCTCATTAGTTCCCTAGTGCTTTAATCAATGAAATGCCAGGGCAGTAATCAAGATTATTGTGAATCCAACCTAAGCAAggtaattcctttttttctctgacagaTTTGGAAGTttttgttaaggaaaaaaacaaagcttgATTTGTTGCTAAAAGCTTAAAATGGAACAGTCAGTGGAACCAAGATGGAGCGTGAAAATGTTCCAAAACTATTTGGTGTGTGCAGACCAGAGGGCAGGGATTTGGGTAGAAGTAGCTTTCAGCTGAAGTTTATGTCCTCATTTAGTTTTATGTAATATTCCCGTTAATATTAAGATCTAATTAAGACAGTCATTTAAAATCTTTATGAGGAAGCCGGATGAGAGAGATGTGTTGGAGTGTGTCCATTACACTAATGTTATGGACTTTTTCATGCATATTTCAACAAGACACTATTACTGACTGGAATATTGCACAAATTACAATGAGAATCACACCACTGCTACTTTCATCAACCAGAGATGTGTAACACTCACagaactgaagaagaaaataatacttTTCTGGCCAGCCTGCTGTCATCTAACTTTTATATGCAAGTTTATTTTGGGAATTTCAGCAAGATAAACTGTAGAAAAAGATTGGCTATCATCACAATTCACCAAAATTGAAACAAATGGAATAATGACACTGGACACAGAGAAATTGATTATGGATGGAAGGTGCCCTGGGACTCTTATGCCAGTTATCTGAGCTCAGAGGCTGAATTAAAACCATGAAAAACTGATGAAACCCTTTgccaaaatgcagttttcatttctttaagaTGGATATAATGAATATGGCAAAGGAACTCTCAGCCCAAAAAAGTagtaggaaggaaaaaagaaagttggaaaaaagaaattattctcaGAAGCAGGAGTACTGTTATTTCCAATTGAAATGGCTGTGAGGTGATGCTGAAGGACTGTTGAGCTTTCATCTGTGTAGAATCAGTCTGGGAGACTGACTGTCCTCAGCTCAGTCAAGGCTCACCCCAGTGTTCCACTGATAACTGCTGACAGGGAGATTCATCGAGTTCCTGACTCTCCAGTCAGGTTTTTGCTGCTGTCTCCATTTAAACCAAGATTTTATTCAGCCAGCCCATCCTAAGAAGTGCTGGTCTCTGGGATATATTATGTTAGTGATGCTATTTCCTCCTCCTGGTGCTCCCAAGTGCAAGAGGACATGAACAAACTCTCTCCTGGGTAGGCAGGGCCTTCCTCTGAAGCCAGCTCATTTGGGTGCCATACAATGAGTTCTGATTTATACCCTTTTCCTGAGACTGGAATGTGAATCTTTTTTCTATTTACTCCTAGATATCAGTGCCTCCAACTACTGCTCACCATGAACAGTCTCTCCTAAACTTAAGGGAAAGCAGTAAGACCTAAAACCAACAGTCAAATCTGTGTAATTTATACAGCTGTATTTTACTTTATGGAATCCAGTCATTCAAATCTGCCTGCTAATTTTAGGCTGGAAATACTATCCCTGGAGCCTTCAGCCTTCATTTGTGTCTCCCTCTATGAATATTGTAATTAATAAATATCCCAAAGCCCTCCTTCACCTTGCTTTCTGACAGGGTAAGGAGTGCTGCCATGTATTAGCACCCACAACAgattggggggaaaaaaaggaggagaagagagagaaagattaATGCTGCAATTTTATTGGTAATTAATATTCACAGTTCCAAGCTGTGTTGTCTTTTAGTTCACTTTGAGCAATGCAGAGCAAACAACAGGATGATAACATTTATCATAGCTGGCAAATTCACAAGTGGAGCTGGCAAATATAATAATTGAAACTGTGCTCCATAATGCATCTTTCTCATGCATGAATTCTGGTACCACCATCCTGGCTTTGATTCATTGTTTATCTGGCCTGTGGAACAGCTTGCAGTAATTGCTGAATCCAGAGCACTGCACTTGAGGCTAGAAGAGAGATCCATTTCACAGACAGCCACCCTCTGGCTTTCTCTACACTCTCTCCCCCCTTTCCCACTCAGACATTAACTCATTAGCTTGCCATTTCATGGATGTATGTTCAGGCCCAAGATCGCCACATTCTGTACTCTGTCCCCTCATCCATTAATGAAAGGCATTATGCTACACAAGTACACCCTGGGGAAGGAAATGTTCCTCTCTAATTACAACTGACAAAAGAAATCTACAGATTGATTAAAAGCAATATATAGGGAATTAAGTAGGAAATGCAATGTGCATAACCTTGAATGGATGAGATCCATTTCTTCCCTGGCTGGGATGCAATGCATTAGCCTATGAGGAGAACTTTGGAGTGAGTTTGTTTGGAAGAAGGCCATCAGGAGAATGGCCAGCACAAATTATATAAGCAGGTAAAGAGCCACAGTGGTTTGGCTCATTGTCTGTAGATCATTGGTGAGGTCCAATGCATAGTTTCAGATAAAGAGTTACGGGCTTTGGCTTTAGTTTATTTTCTAGTCACCTGCCAGCATCTTCCCACACAGGAGTGGCAGGAGGTGTGGGAAGGATGGACCAGGGCTGGTTCATAGTCGAGTGAGACCACCTTACCAACACCAAGTAAAAGTAGGGAAAATTGTGTCTCCTAGAGCACCTTCCCTCTCCTACTCCATGGAAGAGATCAGTTACACCAACCCTCCTACTGCCTGCAGCAAATCCAAAAGACCTGAACTGTGGTATCCTTGTCTGACTTTGATAGCACCTCCCCAGAGCCATAGGAATATGTGGGACATTCTGAGCTTCTCTAGCTTAGTTCAGGACGTCACAGAGAAACCTCTTCATATTGACTGTGTTTGGACAGCTTCTACATGTCAAAATGTCATCAAAACTGACCTTTGGAGAAGTAACATTTATTCATTATTGCTGGCTCTTCCTGCAGAGTGGGTATGAAGCTCTTTAATCATAATTATTGTTCAGAGGATAATTAATCTGATAAAAGTATTTAATTAGATTATCTGAAGTAGACAGCATAAGTGATTTTGGCCTCCCAGAGTCTGAAACTGCAAATCTACAAAACGATTTCCAAAAGGCCTATTTGATAATATCACTTCTGACATGGGGGTCACGCCTCAGCTGCCCTATTGACAAGCATCTTCTTGGCATCTTGACTGGAGCTGGTGTTGGAAGAATCTGGGGAAGGGATTTTAGCTCAGCACCAATGCATTGAGGCTCTTAATTCCCACTGACTGCAGGGCTGATATCTAACTTGCACACTGGGCAAGAGCTCAGGGCTGGTTTCTCCTTAGAAACCAAGACATGGAACTTGGGTGGCAGTGCCTTGAGATGGATCTACAGCTGTTTCTTTTAATCCTTCCTGTGAAATATCCACAACATTTGTCTCACCTCTCTGATTTGAAGCTCTTCTCAGAACCCCTTCTGAATGGCGAAGTGGGTGAAGTTTCTTGTTCAGCATGCAGCGGTAGGCACATGTCATTGTCTTCATTATGCCTGTCATCCAAATGGATCTGGGGACCAGGTCACAGCATTTCATTGTGGTTGTGAACCCCAAAGCCTTGCCAAATTCTTCCGATTTCTCTAGCAGCTGCTGTCTTCCCAAAAGATTGGCCAAGTGGGGCAAAAGACATGTATGTGAGATCCTTCTAGCAATGCAattagttggttttttttatcttCACTGTACATTCCTTTCAAGTTCTTCAGCACTGAAGCTCCAGCTGCTCTATGGTGACTGATATTTCCAtgtgatttctcttttctttgaagAATTCATTACTGCCATGTatgttttccagaaaagatCCTTTTTAGCCTATCTTCTCAATGCCCAACATGGAGAGACACTGCAGtcagaggcagcagtgggaaatTCCTCTTGATTGTTGATACTGTGCCCTTTTTATTCTCTTGGGAAGAGCAGAATCCTGTCACCACTGACCAACACAATTGGTTTGCTCAACACAACTTAATGATCTTCTTGTGGcaatttctctccttttcaaCTGTTCAGCTACATTTACATTGTGGCAGATGTATAAATTCTTAGTGCAGGAATATTATTCAGCTGATTGGAGGACAAGTGTAATACCTGCATAACAAGAGAGAGATCCCAGTGTCCAGGTCACAAGAGGTTTAAGACAGTTAATCCAGCAGTTGGGTTTATTAAGTAATTTCTTGGGTACCACTCCGAACACTGCTTTCTCAGACTTTGACAAATTTGATTAATGCACACAAAGTAAGTTTGAGTGTAAGTACTGTTGGGTTGACCCTGTCTGAAAAAAAAGCTAATATATGTTTCAGAAAGACTCCTGTCTACTACAAACCTTTGACAATTAAGAAATAAGCAGAAATTATGAGGCAATGGCTTTTTCTTTAGAATGCAAATCTGTCTTTCTTTTACAGAATGCACATTTCCTATAATACAACCAATAATccatctgttcttttttttcttttttggcaagGTCAGGAGTGAActgtagaaggaaaaaatgctttatttttcctcttcccttgaCTTGTTAAGATTTGTGTGGTTGTTTGTTGCCATTGAGGAGTATCAAGTATAACTTTAGATCCTAGTGACATGATGGCAAAGGAAATGATTGGAGCTGGATAGGTCaatggggaaagggaggggggcTTAACAGTTGTTTCCAGTAGGCCAAAAGAATGTGGATACTGTCTCTTCAAGGTGCAATTTCTTACTTCAACAAACTGTTCATCTATGAGAAACAGGGATAAAAGTGTTCAATTTGGGACCTAAGGAGTTTATATGGAAATTCTTGGATTTCTTCCAAACACACATACATGTTGAAATTAAATTGTGAATCCTACTCTGGAGACTGAGCCTTCCTGCTCAGAGAGAAGTGtgagtgtatgtgtgtgtttgtgagtGTGTGTTGATGCTGTGTCTCTTTTGGATCTCTTGACACTTTTTGGTGCATTTTTGTACTTCTTTGAATGTGCATATGCGAACTTACCGACGGTGTATTGACGGCATTCTAAAGGCCCTCAACAGCCTGAGATAGAGCAAAAATCTAAATTTCAACCCTGGTTGATACATTTTctgtgcagcacacagagcattAGGGGCATGGTCATCTAGAAGGAGGAGCTGCTTGGCTGTGGAGACTGCACTTGGAATTTACCTCCTGGaagctgttttctctgctcATTTCTGACCTCTAAACTTCAACATAGTTGTTGAGCTGGTCCTAGCAAACGAGAGTGATCAGGTCATAAGCATCGAGATGTGATTTGTTAAACCAGTGATAACTTGATTATAAAGAACCAAATTAAAGActcttttgtgttttcatttcttttcctggccTTCTCCATCATGGGAGAGGATGCCTTCACACATGGCCTTAGAATGCCGTACTGGAGTCAGAATGCAACAACAGTCAAATGAAAATAAGATGTATTGCAGCTTACTTAAAGAATGAAAACTGTATCACACAAATGTTTACAAGTCCAAGTAGACAGCGAACCCCTGTACAATATGTAATTTATGCAAGGGATTGCatcttttttttgtaatgaatGCACTACGCAACCCTGTATATATTTTACAATGtctttacagagaaaaaaaaaagaatcatttACTGTAGTGTTGTAAAATAATGcacttttctaattttttcattaaaaatccTATGGCACGTTTTCAAATGtatattgtttcttttatatTGAATGTGGAAATGTTAACTTCCTGTAAAATTGCACTACAGAAGTAAAATCCACTGATGGAACTTATTTTGTTAAAGAAAAGTCCCTTGACAACCAACAGATGTTTATGATTATTCgatatgtatgtgtgtgcatatatgtgtatatagtGTATATGtaatgtatgtatatgtatatgcacacacacacatatatctggtgatatgtgtatatataaaatgaTATAGGTCCAGATTTATATATGATTGTATTAATATAATATCTATAGATtgatagatatatagatatgtatatatattcATACATACACACAAGAATCACAATGTACAAACCCAGAAAGGATTACTCATTAAATTTAAGGGGGTTGGGGGGGCAGAAAGATGTCATATACAGAAGATATTTTGCATTGcaataaaagcttttttgaCAAAAGTACGTGCAGAGTGAAGTATGAACCTTCATCAAATACCCAACGATGCTGTTCCCAAATGACTGCAGTTCAGAATAAGCAAAAAATAAACTGCTTAGAGGAGGAATAAGGGCAGAGTCAGTGCGTGGTGGGCTGGAGTCAGCTGTTGAGACTCCTCCCATCTTAACTTCGTGGAGCTAAAGGACAGGACCTTAGGATATCCAACTGAAAAGTGTGGCTTCTCCTGACTTGAGGAGATCAGTGTTCTGCTCATGAAACTATTAATGTGGTACTGCCTAATAAAAGAGGGGAAGTGGGTCTCAGTGCTAATTCTAGCTGGCAGATATTGCCTTGAGGCACAAGCATGATTCCTTGTTTGGGATGGAGCTTGAGCAGCTCGTGCTGTTGTTGCCATCCAGGTAAGTCACAAGGGAAGCCAGGGACAGGCCTTCACTTTGTCCTAATGATGTGATTTGGTTGCAAATGGATGTTTTAAGATCACTTAAAGAATCCCCATCAAAGCTATCAGTAAACACAGGATTGATGTAAAATGACAGCAAGACGAAGTTCATCGGCAAGATTCAGTCTACCAGCTCCTAGATGGTTAAGGCACACAGaggaaagcaaacaagaaaatccAGTGTTGATTaatccaaaccaaaataaaccccaaactaTCCATGTGGAGGTGGGGTGGGGGGTAACACAAAAGGATAGAAAGGGTAAGGCCCAACAGAACTTAACAGTATTTAAGCTTAACAGtacttaaattaattttaacagcaCCTTAACACCTTAACTTATAACTTGAGTTGAACAACTCAGCAAAGGATTCACATAGGATTTACTGTGCCACAACAGTGACTTACTTACAGGCCTCACCTACAAAGCCAAAGTGTGTAAGAATCCAggagagcagca includes these proteins:
- the KCNK9 gene encoding potassium channel subfamily K member 9; the encoded protein is MGEEVWEDGVAAVSLQLWLWLWRWGDLHDGGTVAVTCPADCPVFPSPLPGYGHAAPGTDAGKAFCMFYAVLGIPLTLVMFQSLGERMNTFVKYLLKRIKKCCGMRSTEVSMENMVTVGFFSCMGTLCIGAAAFSQYEEWSFFHAYYYCFITLTTIGFGDYVALQTKGALQKKPLYVAFSFMYILVGLTVIGAFLNLVVLRFLTMNSEDERRDAEERASLAGNRNSMIIHIQEDSQHGRPRYKAEVTDLQSVCSCMCYRSHEYTSRVVSHQNSFSSKLNPQYFHSISYKIEEISPSTLKNSLFPSPVSSISPGLHSFTDNHRLMKRRKSI